The nucleotide sequence TGCTGACTGATCAGCACATGCGCCTCCAGCCGTGGAATTGCCAGCGGCATCATCAATTGCTGAGCATGCCAGAATGCGAGGATGACCGCACGCCCTTCGGCGAACAGACGGGACACATGTTCGCCGCCCTCGGTGTGCCAATCCATCGTGCGGCGCAGGGCCTGAATGACGGCATACCCGACCGGCGGAACGACCGCGAGTTTCACGGCGTTCGTCACGCGCTTCATGAGCGGCGGCTTCTGTTGCGGAACTGTTGCGGACTCGTTCGTCACGGCTGCCGTTCCCTCTCTGCGACCCGTTTACTGCGGAAGCGCATCGGCAAACTGCATCGCATGCAAACGCTTGTACAAGCCACCCCTGCGCAACAACTCTTCATGCGTGCCCACCTCCGCCACCGTTCCATGATCCAACACCACGATGCGGTCGGCATTTTGAATCGTCGAGAGCCGGTGCGCCACGACCATGGTCGTCCGGTTCTTCATCAAATTCGCCAGAGCCAACTGCACGATACGCTCCGACTGGGTATCGAGGGCGGAGGTGGCTTCGTCGAGGATCAAAATCGGCGGGTCACGCAGGATCGCCCGGGCAATCGCCAACCGTTGTCGCTCGCCTCCCGACAATTTGAGGCCACGCTCGCCGATCAGCGTCTCGTAGCCGTCCGGCAGGCGCTCGATGAACTCGTGCGCGTAGGCCAGTTGTGCCGCGCGCATCACCTCCTCCGCCGTCGCCCCCTGCCGTCCATATCCGATATTGTTCCGCACCGTATCATCAAACAACACCACTTCTTGCGACACGATCCCGATTTGCGCGCGCACCGACTGCAATGTGCAGGTTCGGACATCGACTCCGTCGATCAGGATCTGCCCCCCGGTCGGCTCATAAAATCTCGGCAACAGGCTGACCAGGGTGGTCTTGCCACTCCCGCTGCTGCCCACAAATGCGATGATCTCTCCCGCGCGAATCGTTAAGTCGATCCCGGTCAACGCCGCATCTGCCTGCCCGTCATACCGAAAAGCGACCTGCCGGAACTCGAGCGAGCGGGAGATCGCCGGAAGGTGGTTCAGCCCGCCGTTCTCCTGTTGTTCCGTAGGAAGGTCCAAGACGTCGAAGACCCGCTCCGCCGCAGCCATCGCCTGTTGCACGGTGTTGTTGGCACCCGACAACCGGCGAATCGGCGTATAGGCCATAAACATCGCGGCCAAAAATGAAAAGAATGCGCCGGGCGTCATTTCATCGTGAATCACCAGATAGCCGCCGTACCAGATGATCCCCGCAACCCCGAGCACACCGATGACCTCCATATGCGAAGATCCCAGCGAGGAGACCTGGATCGCTTTCATCGTGGTGTGGATGAACGCATCGTTGCTCTGACGGAATCGCTTCGCTTCTTCTTCTTCCCGGCCGAACGATTTCACCATGCGAATCCCGGCCAGGGTTTCCTGGAGCGTCGACGCCATGTCCCCCATGCGCTCCTGCCCGCGCGTCGCGAGGCCCCTCAGCTTCTTGCCCATCCGGGCCATCGTGACCACCGACAGCGGCACGACGATCATCGAGACCATGGCCAACTTCCAGTTTTGATAAATGATCACCCCGATCATCGCCAGAAAGGTCAGCCCCTGCTGAAACAGATCTTTCAAGACGCCGGCGACGGCGTTTGCCATCTGGTTCACATCGTTGATGACCCGCGACACCAGACGGCCGGACGTATTGGTATCGTGAAACCGGACCGGTAACCGGACCAGCTTGGAAAAGAGTTGCTCTCTGATGTCGCCGATCACCTGATTGCCGACATAGTTCATCAAATAGTTTTGCCCGTAGTTGAACACACCTTTCAACACCGCCACCGCCAGAATGGCGACCGGCAGCACCAGGAGCAAACTTTCGTCCTTGCTGATGAAGAGACCATCCAACACCGGGCGCACCAGCCAGGCGTAGGCAGCGGAGAGGCCGGCGACGAGGAGCGCGCAGGCAAACGCGGCGGCCAACCGCAGTCGGTAGGGGTACAGGTAGCTGAGGAGACGCAGATACTGCTTCATGAGCGGCACTCCGCCAGCACGGTCTCTGCCGCCCGGTGGGAGGCTCCAGGGGTGCCGAGCGCCTCACGCACGGACCGCAAGGCGGCCTTCATCTCGTCATAGGCGCGACGATCCGTCAACAGTCGCACGGTTTCATGGGCCAACCGTTCCGGAGTCGCTTCGTCATGGATCAGCTCGGGGACGATCCCCCGTCCGGCAACAAGGTTCGCCAACCCGATCCATGGCACTCGAATCAACAGCCGCGCCAATCGGTAGGTGATCCAGGAGGGGGCCCGGTAAAACAGAATCATAGGCGTGCCCACCACGGCCGCCTGCAAGGTGGAGGTCCCCGACTTGACGACCAGCAGGTCCGATGCGGCCATCACTTCGCTGGACACATTTCGAAAGACCTTGATAGGAACCGGACTGCTCTTCAAGAGGTCCGCAAGAAACTGGTCCTGCACCGAGGAGGCTTGCGCCAGAACGAACTGCATGGTCGGGTGGCGTTCCACGAGACGCTTCACCGTCTCCAACAGCAGCGGTACATGTTCCAGCAGCTCGGCCTTGCGGCTTCCTGGGAATAATCCGATCACCGGCCCATCATCCGTCAGGCCGAACTGGCGGCGCAGCGCCGCCCGGTCATACGTCGGCGCCACTTCGTCAAGGAGTGGATTGCCGACAAAGGTACAACGCACGCCGGCTTTCTTATAGAGCGGCTCCTCGAACGGCAGAATCGCCACCACATGGTCGACCCGCTGCTGAATCCAGCGCATCCGCCCCCTGCGCCACGCCCAGATCTGCGGCGCAATGTAGTACAACACTTTGAGACCGCTGGCTTTGGCCACACGCGCAAAATGAAAGTTGAGCCCGGGATTGTCGATCAGGACCACGAGGTCCCAGCGCTCGCGTTTGATCAAGGCCCGGATGCGGGAGATTCGCTGCAGCATGGCCTTCACGGCGGACAGGCCGATCAGCCCCATGACGTCCAACTGCGGGATATCCTTGACCACCTCCGCACCGGCCGCCCGCATTGATGCCCCGCCGATACCCACGATCTGAAGGTCGGGCGAAAGGGCCTTCAACGCCTTGACCAAGTGAGCCCCATGGAGGTCCCCGGACGCCTCTCCGGTCACGATTAGGATGCGCGGCATGTCGTTGTGCTCATGCGGACAGACAAGAGGTGGCCTTTCTATACCGGTTCGTGGCCGAAGGCTGCCGCCGTCGCGTCGTCGACGGAATGGCGTTGCGTGAATTGGCGGATGGCATCCAGCACCCGCGCGGCGAGATTGAGCGCCGCCTCCCCGTCTTCACCGGACACGACGGGGCGTGATCCCGTGGCCACGGCGTGCACGAACGCATCCAATTCAAGCCGCAACGGCTCCTCATCGCCCGCCTGGAAGGTTTCGACATCAATCGTCGGACGCGGTCCGCCACCTTGCACTCGTCGAGACACCATCGCCTGGCGCGTTTGAAAATCGATCGACACGTACCGGTCCCGCTGAAAGAACCGCAACCGGCGCATCTTATTCGTGGACACACGACTGGCCGTCAGGTTGGCGACACACCCGCTCGCGAATGCGATGCGGGCATTGGCGATATCGATGTTCGGCGACAGCACCGGCACCCCGGCAGCCCGCACTTCCTCCACCGGTCCGGGGT is from Nitrospira defluvii and encodes:
- the msbA gene encoding lipid A export permease/ATP-binding protein MsbA, translating into MKQYLRLLSYLYPYRLRLAAAFACALLVAGLSAAYAWLVRPVLDGLFISKDESLLLVLPVAILAVAVLKGVFNYGQNYLMNYVGNQVIGDIREQLFSKLVRLPVRFHDTNTSGRLVSRVINDVNQMANAVAGVLKDLFQQGLTFLAMIGVIIYQNWKLAMVSMIVVPLSVVTMARMGKKLRGLATRGQERMGDMASTLQETLAGIRMVKSFGREEEEAKRFRQSNDAFIHTTMKAIQVSSLGSSHMEVIGVLGVAGIIWYGGYLVIHDEMTPGAFFSFLAAMFMAYTPIRRLSGANNTVQQAMAAAERVFDVLDLPTEQQENGGLNHLPAISRSLEFRQVAFRYDGQADAALTGIDLTIRAGEIIAFVGSSGSGKTTLVSLLPRFYEPTGGQILIDGVDVRTCTLQSVRAQIGIVSQEVVLFDDTVRNNIGYGRQGATAEEVMRAAQLAYAHEFIERLPDGYETLIGERGLKLSGGERQRLAIARAILRDPPILILDEATSALDTQSERIVQLALANLMKNRTTMVVAHRLSTIQNADRIVVLDHGTVAEVGTHEELLRRGGLYKRLHAMQFADALPQ
- the lpxB gene encoding lipid-A-disaccharide synthase, whose protein sequence is MPRILIVTGEASGDLHGAHLVKALKALSPDLQIVGIGGASMRAAGAEVVKDIPQLDVMGLIGLSAVKAMLQRISRIRALIKRERWDLVVLIDNPGLNFHFARVAKASGLKVLYYIAPQIWAWRRGRMRWIQQRVDHVVAILPFEEPLYKKAGVRCTFVGNPLLDEVAPTYDRAALRRQFGLTDDGPVIGLFPGSRKAELLEHVPLLLETVKRLVERHPTMQFVLAQASSVQDQFLADLLKSSPVPIKVFRNVSSEVMAASDLLVVKSGTSTLQAAVVGTPMILFYRAPSWITYRLARLLIRVPWIGLANLVAGRGIVPELIHDEATPERLAHETVRLLTDRRAYDEMKAALRSVREALGTPGASHRAAETVLAECRS